A part of Cotesia glomerata isolate CgM1 linkage group LG4, MPM_Cglom_v2.3, whole genome shotgun sequence genomic DNA contains:
- the LOC123264237 gene encoding uncharacterized protein LOC123264237 codes for MALPNLNVDLIISPVEWEIELSNFVLMDVMKLALQRQFILTGNLNGAKITIADVSAESVMILEKTVWFKVDRDSSTFPYIISREELFSSGFQEQLVQQHQQCQQRQQQQQQKKPQPIEVIYLSDDD; via the coding sequence ATGGCCCTGCCAAATTTGAATGTGGACTTAATCATATCACCAGTTGAGTGGGAAATcgaattgtcaaattttgttttaatggaTGTTATGAAATTAGCTTTACAGCGTCAATTTATTTTGACCGGTAACTTGAATGGAGCTAAAATAACCATTGCCGACGTCAGTGCAGAATCTGTGATGATTTTGGAAAAGACAGTTTGGTTCAAAGTTGATCGTGATTCATCAACTTTTCCATACATCATCAGTCGTGAAGAACTGTTTTCATCAGGATTCCAGGAACAGTTGGTGCAGCAACACCAACAATGTCAGCAACgacagcagcagcaacagcagaAGAAGCCACAACCAATTGAGGTTATTTACCTCAGTGATGATGATTAG
- the LOC123264149 gene encoding uncharacterized protein LOC123264149: MPWNLSGPRKVELHPMSDVYIESCELEYLKTKYTYDSKEMSRQIFKKVIGTDNLLKMSRTGGNGWTRLPNDVLTAVYGFISKNARPKLSAAEFERCVTLMFTSLRPGQQKK; this comes from the exons ATGCCATGGAACTTATCGGGGCCTCGAAAG gtTGAATTGCATCCAATGAGTGATGTCTACATTGAATCATGCGAGTTAGAGTACCTCAAAACCAAATACACTTATGACTCGAAAGAAATGTCGAGACAGATTTTCAAGAAAGTTATTGGGACAGAcaatctactaaaaatgagCCGCACGGGTGGAAACGGGTGGACACGGTTGCCAAATGATGTATTAACTGCTGTTTACG GTTTTATTTCAAAGAATGCTCGGCCAAAACTGTCAGCAGCTGAATTTGAACGGTGTGTCACCCTCATGTTTACTTCCCTGAGACCTGGACagcaaaaaaagtaa